Proteins encoded within one genomic window of Mesobacillus subterraneus:
- a CDS encoding sensor histidine kinase, with amino-acid sequence MKDRLLLYLLIAIAVPIGGEMKFYPFEGDMRVSLGTPIFFFILLWSRKLHPLFAGLTAGGAVVLFRIALYSFSSQGFLFEEAFFQHFPVFFYYLTFALLFYLFNINSLYSTPFFVGLLGVIVEIAASMVEIFFRSFFSHTPISLSTFITIGIIAVIRSFFVLGFFNIFVIHEARLSETAQKKRNEQMLMLISNLYVEMVQLKKTMTDAENLTRESYSLYRTLKEQQQEKHAHAILKIAGQMHEIKKDNQRIYAGLTKLMVKEDLCDVMEITEIIKVIAACNERYSDSLGKSIDFKCTISGNHPCYHTFMLLSIINNLVANAVEAIILTGAININIHRKEDILMIHIKDNGAGIAERNRKLIFEPGFTTKFSHGGFASNGIGLSYVKNVIENLDGNIKLEDESLHHKFNTIFTIEIPIARIT; translated from the coding sequence ATGAAGGATCGGCTGCTCTTGTACCTTTTAATAGCAATCGCAGTTCCAATCGGCGGAGAAATGAAGTTTTATCCGTTTGAAGGAGATATGCGGGTCAGTTTAGGGACTCCTATTTTTTTCTTCATTTTATTATGGTCCAGAAAACTACATCCGTTATTCGCTGGTTTGACTGCTGGCGGTGCCGTTGTATTATTCAGGATTGCACTTTACAGTTTTTCAAGCCAGGGATTCTTATTCGAGGAAGCCTTCTTTCAACACTTCCCTGTTTTCTTTTATTACTTGACTTTCGCGCTCCTATTTTACCTGTTTAACATTAACTCACTTTATAGTACTCCCTTCTTTGTCGGTTTACTTGGAGTAATTGTTGAAATTGCTGCCAGCATGGTTGAAATCTTTTTTCGATCATTTTTTTCACACACCCCTATCAGTTTGTCTACATTCATCACAATAGGAATCATCGCAGTCATTCGCAGTTTCTTTGTTCTCGGTTTTTTTAATATTTTTGTCATTCACGAAGCCAGACTATCCGAAACTGCGCAAAAAAAGCGTAATGAACAAATGCTGATGTTGATTTCGAATTTATATGTAGAAATGGTCCAGTTAAAAAAAACCATGACTGATGCAGAAAATCTAACCAGAGAAAGCTACTCGCTTTATAGGACGTTAAAAGAACAACAGCAGGAAAAGCATGCCCATGCCATCCTGAAAATTGCCGGTCAAATGCATGAAATCAAAAAAGATAATCAACGAATCTATGCCGGTTTAACAAAGTTGATGGTAAAAGAAGACCTTTGTGATGTAATGGAAATAACAGAAATCATTAAAGTGATCGCTGCTTGCAATGAGCGTTATTCAGATTCTTTGGGAAAATCCATTGATTTCAAGTGTACGATCTCTGGAAACCACCCCTGCTACCATACGTTCATGCTCTTATCCATCATTAATAATCTGGTGGCAAATGCAGTGGAAGCAATCATCCTGACTGGAGCAATCAACATCAATATACACCGGAAAGAAGATATACTGATGATCCACATCAAAGACAATGGGGCAGGAATTGCTGAGAGGAACAGAAAGCTTATTTTCGAGCCTGGATTCACTACAAAGTTCAGCCATGGCGGATTTGCTTCAAATGGAATCGGGCTTTCTTATGTTAAGAATGTCATAGAAAATCTTGACGGGAACATCAAACTTGAGGATGAAAGTCTTCACCATAAATTCAATACCATCTTCACGATTGAAATCCCCATTGCCAGAATTACATAG
- a CDS encoding YfhE family protein: MDKKKRDKTKSTLSSMQEVTYSHEFKKADRAAGYTNGKR; encoded by the coding sequence ATGGATAAAAAGAAACGTGATAAAACAAAAAGCACTTTATCAAGCATGCAGGAAGTTACATACAGCCATGAATTCAAGAAGGCAGACAGAGCTGCAGGCTATACAAATGGAAAGAGATAA
- a CDS encoding alpha/beta-type small acid-soluble spore protein, protein MARRNKILVPEARKALDDLKAQVAGTMKAEDAKFETAREIGVPLNKGYNGTLSTREAGKVGGRLGGSMVRELVKMAQENLRKQ, encoded by the coding sequence ATGGCAAGAAGGAATAAAATACTTGTACCAGAAGCAAGGAAAGCATTAGACGATCTTAAAGCACAGGTAGCCGGCACGATGAAAGCTGAGGATGCAAAATTCGAAACAGCAAGAGAAATTGGCGTTCCCCTAAACAAGGGCTATAACGGCACTCTCTCTACAAGAGAAGCCGGAAAAGTTGGAGGCAGACTGGGAGGCAGCATGGTAAGGGAACTTGTAAAAATGGCACAGGAGAATTTACGGAAACAGTAA
- the aspA gene encoding aspartate ammonia-lyase: protein MDQFRVEKDFLGEKLVPLDAYYGVQTIRAIENFPITGSRIDESLIKAMAIVKKAAALANADIGQLDRKIAEAIAQAAEEVIGGKFHDQFIVDPIQGGAGTSINMNTNEVIANRALELIGEVKGNYKVISPNSHVNMAQSTNDSFPTAIHLSTLLTLNQLVKAMEELHEGFIAKAAEFDGIIKMGRTHLQDAVPIRLGQEFAAYAKVLKRDIKRVKATRENLHEVNMGATAVGTGLNADPRYIEKAVGYLIELSGLPLSGSENLVDGTQNTDCYIEVSAALKVCMLNMSKVANDLRMMTSGPRCGFGEINLPARQPGSSIMPGKVNPVMAEVLNQSAFQVVGNDLTISMASEAGQFELNVMEPVIVFNLLQSIKIMTNVFTVFNEHCLRGITANAERMEAYVNNSVGVITAINPHVGYETAASVAREAIVANRPVREIVLERGVLTAEELDTILNPFEMTHPGIAGKELMDRKNERELVLL from the coding sequence ATGGATCAATTCAGGGTGGAAAAAGATTTCTTAGGTGAGAAACTGGTTCCTTTGGATGCCTACTATGGTGTCCAGACAATAAGGGCCATTGAAAATTTTCCAATTACAGGATCCAGGATTGATGAGTCCTTAATAAAGGCAATGGCCATTGTTAAGAAGGCGGCTGCACTGGCAAACGCTGATATTGGACAGCTGGATCGAAAAATCGCAGAGGCAATTGCCCAGGCAGCAGAAGAAGTGATCGGCGGAAAGTTTCATGACCAATTTATTGTAGATCCCATTCAGGGCGGAGCTGGCACTTCAATCAACATGAACACAAATGAAGTTATTGCTAACCGTGCACTTGAGTTGATTGGAGAAGTTAAAGGAAATTATAAAGTAATCAGTCCTAACTCTCATGTGAATATGGCTCAGTCTACCAATGATTCTTTCCCTACAGCTATTCACCTTTCAACATTATTGACGCTGAATCAACTGGTTAAAGCAATGGAAGAACTGCATGAAGGATTTATTGCTAAGGCGGCTGAGTTTGATGGGATTATCAAAATGGGCAGGACGCATCTACAGGATGCCGTACCAATTCGCCTCGGTCAGGAATTCGCTGCTTATGCAAAAGTACTAAAAAGAGATATTAAGAGAGTGAAGGCTACAAGGGAGAATCTGCATGAAGTGAATATGGGAGCAACTGCTGTTGGCACAGGGCTTAATGCAGATCCACGATACATTGAGAAAGCTGTCGGATATTTGATTGAATTAAGCGGTTTGCCATTATCAGGTTCTGAGAATTTAGTAGATGGCACACAAAATACCGACTGCTATATAGAAGTTTCAGCGGCATTGAAGGTTTGTATGCTGAATATGTCAAAGGTTGCCAATGACTTGAGAATGATGACATCAGGTCCGAGATGTGGTTTCGGGGAGATTAATTTGCCAGCACGTCAGCCTGGTTCCTCGATCATGCCAGGTAAAGTAAATCCGGTCATGGCGGAAGTCCTCAATCAGAGTGCATTTCAAGTTGTCGGGAATGATCTCACCATCAGCATGGCTTCAGAGGCTGGTCAGTTCGAACTGAACGTCATGGAACCGGTTATTGTATTCAATCTCTTGCAATCGATTAAAATCATGACCAATGTTTTTACAGTATTCAATGAGCATTGTCTGAGAGGAATCACGGCGAACGCAGAGAGAATGGAAGCTTATGTGAATAATAGTGTAGGAGTTATAACAGCAATCAATCCACATGTGGGCTATGAAACAGCTGCATCTGTTGCCAGGGAAGCAATTGTCGCCAACAGGCCTGTGCGTGAAATTGTCCTTGAACGTGGTGTGTTAACAGCTGAAGAGTTAGATACCATCCTCAACCCGTTCGAGATGACACATCCAGGGATTGCAGGTAAGGAACTGATGGATAGAAAAAATGAAAGAGAACTCGTTTTGCTTTAA
- a CDS encoding succinate dehydrogenase cytochrome b558 subunit codes for MSERGKNQHLYRKLHSLSGIIPVGVFLTVHLFVNYTATWGQDAYNTAAGIMVNLPFKYFLEAFIIFIPMYFHAIYGLYIALQAKNNIGRYGYARNWKFFLQRITGVITFIFVTWHIWETKIQVEFFGVEANYHLMVNIVDNPLSLALYIIGIVSAVYHFANGLWTFLITWGITVSPKSQQIFSYITFGLFVVLSIIGVRAILAFA; via the coding sequence ATGTCGGAGCGCGGCAAGAATCAGCATTTATATAGGAAGCTACATTCATTGTCAGGAATCATTCCGGTCGGGGTGTTCCTTACAGTACATCTCTTCGTGAACTACACAGCAACCTGGGGCCAGGATGCATATAACACGGCAGCAGGTATCATGGTGAATCTGCCTTTCAAGTACTTTCTTGAGGCGTTCATCATTTTTATCCCAATGTATTTCCATGCGATATATGGACTTTACATTGCCCTCCAGGCGAAGAACAATATAGGACGTTATGGATATGCACGCAACTGGAAGTTCTTTTTGCAGAGAATCACCGGGGTCATTACCTTTATATTTGTTACTTGGCATATATGGGAAACAAAAATCCAGGTGGAGTTTTTTGGCGTAGAGGCGAACTACCATCTGATGGTCAATATCGTAGACAACCCGCTTTCACTTGCATTATATATCATTGGGATCGTTTCGGCAGTGTACCATTTTGCTAACGGGCTATGGACATTTCTGATAACGTGGGGAATTACAGTATCCCCTAAATCCCAACAAATCTTTTCATATATAACATTCGGACTATTTGTCGTACTATCCATCATTGGTGTACGTGCAATATTGGCATTTGCTTAA
- a CDS encoding TIGR01777 family oxidoreductase produces the protein MIQEGHQVYILTRKSGVSQSSNPRYIQWLNAGDRPEKELEGIDAIVNLAGATINSKWTDEYKRIILDSRLQATAEVKRIIAELSTKPSVLVNASAVGYYGTSSTEEFTEQSNKGSDFLADTVDQWEASAAQVHDMGVRSVLCRFGVILDKTDGALPRMLLPYKLFAGGKIGSGKQWLSWIHIEDVVRGILLGIEDSKINGPVNFTAPSPVTMEQFGETLSKVISRPHWLPVPSIALKIMLGEMSILVLEGQRAIPEKLLNSGFLFKYSKLENALKEIFGK, from the coding sequence TTGATACAGGAAGGCCACCAGGTATATATATTAACTAGGAAATCAGGTGTATCACAAAGCAGCAACCCGAGGTATATTCAATGGCTTAATGCTGGAGACAGACCTGAAAAGGAGCTTGAAGGCATCGATGCGATTGTCAATCTTGCTGGCGCGACAATCAATAGCAAATGGACGGATGAGTATAAAAGGATAATCCTCGATAGCCGGCTGCAGGCAACCGCTGAGGTCAAACGGATTATTGCAGAGCTTTCCACGAAGCCTTCTGTACTAGTCAATGCAAGTGCAGTAGGCTATTATGGCACCTCATCAACAGAGGAATTCACGGAACAATCTAATAAGGGGAGTGACTTCCTCGCCGACACAGTAGATCAATGGGAAGCTTCAGCTGCTCAGGTTCATGACATGGGCGTCCGTTCCGTGCTTTGCCGTTTTGGGGTCATCCTTGATAAAACCGACGGCGCATTGCCGAGGATGCTTCTTCCTTATAAACTTTTTGCTGGAGGAAAAATCGGCTCGGGCAAACAATGGCTGTCATGGATTCATATAGAGGATGTTGTACGAGGAATTCTTTTAGGCATCGAGGACTCAAAAATCAATGGACCAGTTAATTTTACAGCACCTTCCCCTGTAACGATGGAGCAGTTCGGAGAAACCTTGTCCAAAGTTATTAGTCGTCCTCATTGGCTGCCTGTGCCTTCGATTGCGCTCAAAATTATGCTGGGTGAAATGAGCATCCTTGTACTTGAAGGACAGCGTGCCATTCCAGAAAAACTTCTCAACTCAGGTTTCTTATTTAAGTATTCTAAACTGGAAAATGCACTCAAAGAAATTTTCGGTAAATAA
- a CDS encoding ATP-binding protein — protein MLVEKLLLNVLIILLPIFIHSVLFDNKRVGNSPYLCGVLQSIAVFLSLAFSFEDGGLFWDLRYVPMVLAFLYGGPIAGIMVLVSYLTTRTFMGGDLLLGYVSGFLAALFPFMFVKKFWTLDANKRIKTAVLVGLWPLLSMLLILVANIFINDASAEDTNQILMNVAIFGAIQIFAVWVAAILNESLIEKDLMRKEILRAEKLNTLGELAASIAHEIRNPLTVVKGFLQMMHKQEKGDNYYYLSLVLTELDRAESIINDYLNFAKPQFEKLEDAELAEIITEVTLLLEAFAAKEGVQVNVKLEWGVYVKTDRNQLKQALVNIIKNGIEATDEGGEVIISQDGAGNESYVVISDTGKGMDSSQIARLGTLFYTTKDKGTGLGTSVSIKIIEAMGGTISFNSELGIGTKVEISLPAYRNFVDVRSLNHSV, from the coding sequence ATGCTCGTTGAGAAACTTCTTTTAAACGTCCTTATTATCCTGCTGCCAATCTTCATTCATAGTGTCCTTTTTGATAATAAGAGGGTTGGGAATTCGCCATATTTGTGCGGGGTACTCCAAAGTATAGCTGTGTTTCTGTCTCTCGCCTTCTCGTTTGAGGATGGCGGTTTGTTCTGGGATCTTCGCTACGTACCAATGGTGCTTGCCTTTTTATATGGGGGTCCGATAGCGGGTATTATGGTGTTGGTTTCCTATCTGACAACAAGGACATTTATGGGTGGGGACCTGCTGCTCGGATATGTGAGTGGTTTCCTGGCCGCACTATTTCCATTCATGTTCGTTAAGAAGTTTTGGACACTGGATGCAAACAAGAGAATTAAAACAGCTGTCCTTGTAGGGTTATGGCCTTTACTTTCCATGCTGCTGATTCTTGTGGCCAATATTTTCATTAATGACGCATCAGCTGAAGATACAAACCAAATTTTGATGAATGTAGCGATTTTCGGTGCAATACAGATTTTTGCCGTTTGGGTTGCAGCAATTCTGAATGAGTCTTTGATCGAGAAGGATTTAATGAGAAAAGAAATCCTTCGCGCTGAAAAACTGAATACACTGGGTGAACTGGCTGCATCGATTGCGCACGAAATCCGCAACCCTTTAACAGTAGTAAAAGGCTTCTTGCAGATGATGCATAAGCAAGAAAAAGGGGACAATTATTATTACTTGAGTCTTGTGCTGACTGAACTCGACAGGGCGGAATCCATTATTAATGATTATCTGAATTTCGCCAAGCCTCAATTTGAAAAATTGGAAGATGCCGAGCTGGCAGAGATCATTACTGAAGTCACCTTGCTTTTAGAGGCGTTTGCAGCAAAGGAAGGAGTGCAAGTGAACGTCAAGCTCGAATGGGGAGTCTATGTAAAAACCGACAGGAATCAGTTGAAACAAGCACTTGTGAATATTATAAAAAACGGGATTGAGGCTACAGATGAGGGCGGGGAAGTCATTATTAGCCAGGACGGAGCAGGTAATGAGTCATATGTAGTGATATCAGATACGGGAAAAGGTATGGACAGTTCCCAAATCGCCAGACTTGGTACGCTGTTTTATACAACGAAAGACAAAGGGACGGGGCTTGGAACCTCTGTATCGATCAAAATCATCGAGGCAATGGGAGGAACGATTTCATTCAACAGTGAGCTTGGGATTGGAACAAAAGTAGAAATTTCTCTTCCTGCATATCGTAATTTTGTTGATGTCAGGAGTTTGAATCATTCTGTTTAA
- a CDS encoding YfhD family protein, protein MGRSHGHKTRDRNKASLPQVPKNMKSDGIDFEFNRELADQADLEALARSRAADGRAKKHRK, encoded by the coding sequence ATGGGTCGTTCTCATGGGCATAAAACACGTGACCGAAATAAAGCTTCGCTTCCACAGGTTCCAAAGAACATGAAGTCAGATGGAATCGATTTTGAATTCAACCGTGAGCTTGCCGATCAAGCTGATCTTGAAGCGCTGGCTCGATCAAGAGCTGCAGATGGACGTGCAAAGAAACATCGAAAATAA
- a CDS encoding response regulator has translation MKFFIADDSPAIRAMLANIIEDENYGTVEGEAEDGSEVYADLLEAKRIDVLLIDLLMPNRDGLETIREIRSSFTGKIIMVSQVESKELIGEAYELGVEYYITKPINRLEVSNVIKKVCEHLILEKSVLDIQKSLSMLSLKPVYAGPVMDRTIVSAGKNILLDLGIIGESGNKDLLDLLSILYEHEKTGVRETPPLKDLFERTVYKRLGPRASSSDVKKEVKAAEQRVRRAIQQALEHLASLGLTDYSNPKFDHYSTAFFDYSQVRMKMLELEGKTDTCLIPPRSNIKKFIQALYMEARQSMSS, from the coding sequence ATGAAGTTTTTTATCGCAGACGATTCACCGGCAATCAGGGCGATGTTGGCTAATATAATCGAAGATGAGAATTACGGAACCGTCGAGGGAGAAGCAGAGGATGGCTCTGAAGTGTATGCAGACTTACTTGAGGCAAAGCGGATCGATGTTCTGCTGATTGACCTATTGATGCCTAATCGTGATGGATTGGAAACCATCAGGGAGATACGGAGTTCTTTTACCGGAAAGATCATCATGGTATCGCAAGTGGAATCGAAGGAGCTGATTGGCGAAGCATACGAACTTGGAGTTGAATACTACATTACTAAACCAATAAACAGACTCGAAGTCTCAAATGTTATTAAAAAAGTCTGTGAACATCTTATTTTGGAGAAATCAGTATTGGATATCCAAAAATCGCTTAGCATGCTCAGCTTAAAACCAGTCTATGCTGGACCAGTAATGGACCGTACGATTGTGAGTGCTGGAAAGAATATCCTGTTGGATTTAGGAATCATCGGAGAGAGCGGAAATAAAGATCTCCTTGACCTTTTATCCATTCTATATGAACACGAAAAAACCGGAGTCAGAGAAACGCCGCCATTAAAAGATTTATTTGAAAGAACTGTATACAAACGCCTTGGGCCGCGCGCCTCTTCTTCAGATGTAAAAAAAGAAGTCAAAGCGGCAGAACAACGCGTCAGAAGAGCGATTCAGCAGGCACTGGAACATCTAGCATCCCTAGGCCTGACCGATTATTCCAATCCAAAATTTGATCATTACTCCACCGCCTTTTTTGACTACTCACAGGTAAGAATGAAAATGTTGGAGCTGGAAGGCAAAACGGACACCTGTCTAATTCCACCTCGATCTAATATCAAGAAGTTCATACAAGCTTTATATATGGAAGCTCGCCAATCAATGAGCAGTTGA
- the sdhA gene encoding succinate dehydrogenase flavoprotein subunit codes for MSKGRIVIVGGGLAGLMAAIKIAEDGTMVDLFSIVPVKRSHSVCAQGGINGAVNTKGENDSPWEHFDDSVYGGDFLANQPPVKAMCDAAPKIIHMFDRMGVMFNRTPEGLLDFRRFGGTQHHRTAFAGATTGQQLLYALDEQVRRFETQGLVTKYENWEFVSAVLDDEGICRGITAQNLRTMEMKAFSADAVIIATGGPGLIFGKSTNSTINTGYAAARLYEQGALYANGEFIQIHPTAIPGDDKNRLMSESARGEGGRVWTYKDGKPWYFLEEKYPAYGNLVPRDIATREIFDVCVNQKLGIDGENKVYLDLSHIDSHQLDIKLGGIMEIYEKFMGDDPRKVPMKIFPAVHYSMGGLWVDYQQKTNIPGLFAAGECDYSQHGANRLGANSLLSAVYGGMVASPSALEYVHGLDKTADSISSSLYEQSVKKDEMNYEHILKMNGKENAYLLHKELGELMTANVTVVRENKRLKATYEKLQEIKERYQKINIEDTAKWSNSGASFTRQLKGMINLAHVITLGAYQRNESRGAHYKPEFPDRNDEEWLKTTMARFNANTELPNLYYEEVDVSLIEPRKRDYTKSKKGVK; via the coding sequence ATGAGCAAAGGTAGAATCGTGATTGTAGGCGGCGGACTTGCAGGACTGATGGCGGCGATCAAGATCGCTGAGGACGGAACAATGGTTGATCTGTTTTCAATCGTTCCTGTAAAGAGATCCCATTCAGTCTGTGCACAGGGCGGGATCAATGGAGCAGTAAATACGAAAGGGGAGAATGACTCGCCTTGGGAGCATTTTGATGACTCAGTTTATGGTGGGGATTTTCTGGCGAACCAGCCACCTGTGAAGGCGATGTGTGATGCTGCACCGAAAATCATCCATATGTTTGATCGGATGGGTGTTATGTTCAATCGTACACCAGAAGGCCTGCTCGATTTCAGGAGGTTTGGCGGGACGCAGCATCATCGGACTGCATTCGCAGGTGCCACGACCGGTCAGCAGCTTCTCTACGCACTGGATGAGCAGGTACGCAGGTTTGAAACCCAAGGACTTGTAACGAAGTATGAGAACTGGGAATTTGTTTCTGCCGTTCTAGATGATGAAGGGATTTGTCGAGGGATTACCGCACAAAATCTGCGCACGATGGAAATGAAGGCATTCAGTGCCGATGCCGTCATCATTGCAACTGGCGGACCAGGACTGATTTTTGGCAAATCGACAAATTCAACGATCAATACTGGCTACGCTGCAGCGAGGCTATATGAACAGGGTGCCTTGTACGCAAATGGTGAATTCATCCAGATCCATCCCACTGCCATTCCCGGCGATGATAAAAATCGCTTAATGAGTGAATCAGCGCGCGGAGAGGGTGGACGTGTGTGGACATATAAAGATGGAAAGCCATGGTATTTCCTGGAGGAAAAATATCCGGCATATGGAAACTTGGTTCCTCGGGATATCGCTACCCGGGAAATATTCGATGTCTGTGTGAACCAGAAGCTTGGGATTGATGGCGAAAACAAAGTTTACCTGGATTTGTCACATATTGATTCACATCAGCTTGATATCAAGCTTGGAGGAATCATGGAGATTTATGAAAAGTTCATGGGGGATGACCCTCGAAAGGTTCCAATGAAAATATTCCCGGCTGTCCATTACTCAATGGGAGGGCTATGGGTGGATTATCAGCAAAAGACCAATATACCTGGTTTATTTGCAGCGGGTGAATGTGACTATTCCCAGCATGGAGCAAACCGCCTGGGTGCTAATTCACTTCTGTCAGCAGTATATGGCGGCATGGTCGCCAGCCCATCTGCCCTTGAATATGTACATGGCCTGGATAAAACGGCTGATTCCATTTCATCCAGCCTTTATGAGCAATCCGTCAAAAAAGATGAAATGAACTATGAACATATCCTCAAAATGAATGGCAAAGAAAATGCCTATCTTCTCCATAAGGAACTTGGAGAATTGATGACAGCGAATGTAACGGTTGTCCGTGAAAATAAAAGACTGAAAGCGACCTATGAAAAATTGCAGGAAATCAAGGAGCGTTACCAAAAAATCAATATCGAAGATACGGCTAAATGGAGCAATTCAGGAGCATCATTCACAAGACAGCTTAAAGGCATGATCAATTTAGCTCATGTCATCACCCTGGGAGCATACCAGAGAAACGAAAGTCGAGGAGCCCACTATAAACCTGAGTTTCCTGACAGGAATGATGAAGAGTGGCTTAAGACTACAATGGCGAGGTTCAATGCAAATACGGAACTCCCAAATCTTTATTATGAAGAAGTGGATGTATCTTTGATTGAACCAAGAAAACGTGACTACACCAAGTCCAAGAAAGGAGTTAAGTGA